AGAATCATTGAGATTGGATTGAAGCGAGAAATTTTTTATCATCCGCAACATCCTTATACGAAGGGCCTATTAAACTCTGTACCTCGCTTAGATTTAAAAGATGAGGAGCTTGAGCCAATAGAAGGTACGCCGCCGGATTTATTTTCGCCGCCAAGTGGGTGTTCATTCACAGCTAGATGTCCGTTTGCAATGGAAGTGTGTGACTTAGTGTATCCGGCAGACACGCATTTGACGAAAGACCACATAGTAAACTGTTGGCTTCAAGATGAACGAGCCATTCAGCTGCAAGGATAATTAGGTACGCCGCATGAAAGTGCTGTTTATAAATAAAAGGGGGAGTTTGTGTTGAAGAAATGGTGGATGTTGCTCATTGTTGCTTTGATGGCAATCGCACTCGTCGCTTGTACGGCGAATGAAGATGCTGGAAAGGAGCCGCAAAAGGAAGAAGAGGAAACAGAAGGGGCTGAAGAGGCAACCGAAGAAAAGACAAATAAAAAGGTTCTTTATTTGAATAACGGAGATGAACCGACATCGTTTGATCCGTCAGTTGGGTTTAATGCTGTTTCGTGGAGTCCATTAAACAATTTAATGGAAGGGTTGACGCGCCTTTCTGAGGACCATTTAGCAGAAGAGGCAACGGCAGAGAAAATTGAGATTTCCGATGATGGATTGACGTATACATTTACAATCCGTGAAGATGCGAAGTGGTCAAATGGCGACCCGGTCGTTGCGGGTGATTTTGTCTACGGTTGGCTCCATATGTTAAATCCTGAAACGGCTTCTCCGGCCGCATTTTTAGCTTATTTTATCGAAGGGGCAGAGGCGTATAATAATGGGGAAGGCGCCGTAGAAGATGTGGCGGTGAAAGCAGTTGATGAACGTACCTTTGAAGTTGTTTTGACAGCACCAACGGAGTCATTCCTCAATATTATTACGAACCCAAGCTTTTTCCCGGTGAATGAAAAAGTAGCAACTGACAATCCAAAATGGCATACAGAAGCGGATACATTTGTCGGAAATGGTCCTTTCAAACTTGTCGAATGGGACCATGATGTGAGCTTTGCTTTTGAGAAAAATGAACATTACTGGGATGCTGACGTTGTGAATCTAGACCGTATTGAATGGGCAATGGTCATTGATTCAACGACGGAATATCAAATGTATGAAGCAGGAGAATTAGACGTGTCGGGCGTACCTGCTGAACTAGCCGAACAACTGGCAGATAGCAATGAGCTTCGAATCGATGACCAAGCGGGACTTTATTTCTTCCGATTTAATACATCGATGGAGCCATTTACGAATAAAAAAATAAGAAAAGCATTCGGACTATCGGTCAATCAAGAAGAAATTGTTGAGTACATTACAAAAAACAATGAAAAGCCAGCACATGGTTTTGTGCCCTATGGATTCATCGGACCAGATGGAAAAGAGTTTAGGGACACAGCAGGAAAGCTTGTAGAGTTCTCGCCAGACGAAGCGAAAAAATTGTTAGCGGAGGGAATGGAGGAAGAGGGGTATGATGAACTTC
This window of the Sporosarcina ureilytica genome carries:
- a CDS encoding peptide ABC transporter substrate-binding protein, encoding MKKWWMLLIVALMAIALVACTANEDAGKEPQKEEEETEGAEEATEEKTNKKVLYLNNGDEPTSFDPSVGFNAVSWSPLNNLMEGLTRLSEDHLAEEATAEKIEISDDGLTYTFTIREDAKWSNGDPVVAGDFVYGWLHMLNPETASPAAFLAYFIEGAEAYNNGEGAVEDVAVKAVDERTFEVVLTAPTESFLNIITNPSFFPVNEKVATDNPKWHTEADTFVGNGPFKLVEWDHDVSFAFEKNEHYWDADVVNLDRIEWAMVIDSTTEYQMYEAGELDVSGVPAELAEQLADSNELRIDDQAGLYFFRFNTSMEPFTNKKIRKAFGLSVNQEEIVEYITKNNEKPAHGFVPYGFIGPDGKEFRDTAGKLVEFSPDEAKKLLAEGMEEEGYDELPTVTLTYSTSESHQNIAVALQAKFKEVLGVEVELQNVEGSVFLAEQKEHKYQFSRSSFLQDYADPVNALESFITDSPMNRTTWSNAAYDELIQKAKNEVDEEKRWDLLVQADRLLMEEMPVFPLYYYNAVTLEKPGVVNILRHPVGYIDLKKADKK